A single window of Rubripirellula lacrimiformis DNA harbors:
- a CDS encoding sulfatase family protein, whose protein sequence is MTRCFVMLWIAACLTWTEACPCQADDPVRKPNILWIVGENFDLDFGCYGAANVATPNVDRLADEGIRYTNVFSTSPVCAPSRSAFMTGMYQTTTDTHHMRSHRDDGFRLPEGVRPITHRLQDAGYFTANIRTVGDATVGDATVGTGKLDLNFTREGDLYDSDDWSKLKDHQPFFAQINMPEAEYDIYDRKSAEKDRVRWVGEEWHPQIATPQNVSLPPYYPDHPIARSEWARYLNSVSGTDVRIGNILKQLDADGLTEDTVIVFFADNGRLEARGIHWCWDSGLHVPMVIRWPANHQAPPQYAAGKVSDELVSLIDLTASTLTMAGIEPPVVMQGRSFWGTPQTPPRRFVFSARDRIDETEIRLRSVRGKRFHYIRNFTPGAGFSTLNRYKEKCFLVKPLMRQLLAQGKLTGPPAELMQPFPDEMLYDTEADPFEINNLADSSDPQHQSQLQQMRSALDTWMAETHDRGAIPEARSIVEPFTQEMHDWFGTPAWYSPE, encoded by the coding sequence ATGACACGCTGCTTTGTGATGCTTTGGATCGCTGCTTGCCTGACTTGGACTGAGGCGTGTCCTTGCCAGGCTGACGACCCCGTGCGAAAGCCGAATATCCTGTGGATCGTTGGCGAAAATTTTGACCTCGACTTTGGATGCTACGGTGCTGCCAACGTCGCCACGCCGAATGTTGATCGGCTAGCCGACGAAGGAATTCGGTACACGAACGTCTTTTCGACTTCACCGGTTTGTGCACCTAGTCGGTCGGCGTTCATGACGGGCATGTATCAGACGACCACAGATACCCATCACATGCGGTCGCACCGTGACGATGGGTTTCGGTTGCCCGAAGGCGTCAGGCCAATCACGCATCGTCTGCAAGATGCCGGTTATTTCACGGCCAACATCAGGACGGTCGGTGATGCGACGGTGGGTGACGCGACTGTCGGTACGGGCAAACTCGATTTGAACTTCACTCGCGAAGGTGATCTGTACGATTCCGACGATTGGTCCAAGCTAAAGGATCATCAGCCGTTCTTTGCCCAGATCAATATGCCGGAGGCAGAGTACGACATCTACGATCGCAAATCAGCCGAAAAGGATCGCGTCCGCTGGGTCGGGGAAGAATGGCATCCGCAGATTGCGACGCCGCAGAACGTTTCGCTGCCTCCGTATTACCCCGACCATCCCATCGCGCGATCCGAGTGGGCGCGTTATTTGAATTCGGTATCGGGCACGGACGTTCGGATTGGCAACATCCTGAAACAACTGGATGCGGACGGTCTGACCGAAGACACGGTGATCGTGTTCTTTGCCGACAATGGCCGCTTGGAAGCACGTGGAATCCACTGGTGCTGGGACTCGGGGCTGCACGTTCCCATGGTGATCCGATGGCCAGCGAATCACCAGGCTCCGCCACAGTATGCGGCGGGGAAAGTCAGTGATGAACTGGTCAGCCTGATCGATTTGACTGCATCCACCTTGACGATGGCGGGAATCGAGCCGCCGGTCGTGATGCAAGGACGCAGCTTTTGGGGGACGCCGCAAACGCCACCGCGAAGGTTTGTTTTCAGCGCTCGTGACCGGATCGACGAAACGGAGATCCGATTGCGTAGCGTTCGTGGCAAACGTTTTCACTACATTCGCAACTTCACGCCCGGTGCCGGGTTTTCGACACTGAACCGATACAAGGAAAAGTGTTTCTTGGTGAAGCCGCTGATGCGACAACTGTTGGCCCAGGGGAAATTGACCGGGCCGCCAGCGGAGTTGATGCAACCCTTTCCCGATGAAATGCTTTACGACACCGAGGCTGACCCCTTCGAAATCAACAACCTGGCCGATTCGAGCGACCCGCAGCACCAGTCGCAATTGCAACAAATGCGATCTGCCTTGGATACTTGGATGGCAGAAACCCACGATCGTGGCGCGATCCCCGAAGCACGTTCCATCGTCGAACCGTTCACCCAGGAAATGCACGATTGGTTCGGCACGCCCGCTTGGTATTCTCCCGAATAA